From a region of the Burkholderia lata genome:
- a CDS encoding xanthine dehydrogenase family protein molybdopterin-binding subunit, with amino-acid sequence MSQSTRSRQSAGTPESADGIASASRRKFLGNMAALTLAVGFSGEIALAKSVTPATAGVSFEPNAFIRIGADGIVSVVSEYLEMGQGTFTGIATLAADELDIGLDKVRVVAAQADATRYVNPMFAKMGWKIQATGGSTAMAGSWTVMREAAATARAMLLSAAARKWKVDPASLRIEDGVIVHAASGRRAGFGTFAADAAREPVPSKVAVKQRTDFKLIGKRDTRRVDIPAKVNGSAIYTQDVKLPGMLVAVIAHPPRMWGKVRHVDASKAKAIPGVVAVVQVPGDDNVQGGVAVLARNTWVARQGRDALKITWDDTHALALGSADISKQYRAALGKPGVVAVTRGNVVSEAPSGGKFIDATYEQPYLSHAPMEPLNCVVWLHADRCEIWNGEQWHTGDQVIVAKEVGLKPEQVTINQLYAGGSFGRRANPVGDYVCEAARIARAARAQGIDAPVKLVWMREDDMRAGFYRPATLHRVRLAVDKGGNLVSWNQDVVGQSFFAPLPSGVDPTLVEGSADIPYEIPNFKVTQHIQTLAVKTQWMRSVGHTHAAFVGETLMDEAAHAAGKDPYAFRRALLTKMPRHRGVLDLVAQKAGWSAPLRAGAPGTKRGRGIALQFAFGTYVAQVAEVTVLQDGRFTIDRIVCAVDCGTVVNPDVVASQVEGGIGFGLTFLRAAITLENGRVQQGNFNDYPVLRMNGMPHVEVHVVPSQEPPSGIGEPGVPPAAPAVANALTAATGTTFRSLPMRDTLRPA; translated from the coding sequence ATGAGCCAGTCCACACGCTCCCGGCAATCGGCCGGCACGCCGGAATCCGCTGACGGCATCGCATCGGCTTCGCGCCGCAAGTTTCTCGGCAACATGGCCGCGCTCACGCTCGCGGTCGGTTTCAGCGGCGAGATCGCGCTCGCCAAATCGGTCACGCCGGCCACCGCAGGCGTGTCGTTCGAGCCGAACGCCTTCATTCGCATCGGCGCCGACGGCATCGTCAGCGTCGTGTCCGAGTACCTCGAAATGGGGCAGGGCACGTTCACCGGCATCGCGACGCTCGCGGCGGATGAACTTGACATCGGTCTCGACAAGGTGCGGGTCGTGGCGGCCCAGGCCGATGCGACGCGTTACGTGAACCCGATGTTCGCGAAGATGGGCTGGAAGATCCAGGCGACGGGCGGCAGTACCGCGATGGCCGGCTCGTGGACGGTGATGCGCGAAGCGGCCGCCACCGCGCGCGCGATGCTGCTGTCGGCCGCCGCACGGAAGTGGAAGGTCGATCCGGCGTCGCTGCGCATCGAGGACGGCGTGATCGTCCACGCCGCATCGGGCCGCCGCGCAGGCTTCGGCACGTTCGCTGCCGATGCGGCGCGCGAGCCGGTGCCGTCGAAGGTCGCCGTCAAGCAGCGGACCGACTTCAAGCTGATCGGCAAACGCGACACACGGCGCGTCGATATTCCCGCGAAGGTCAACGGTTCGGCGATCTATACGCAGGACGTGAAGCTGCCCGGCATGCTGGTCGCGGTGATCGCCCATCCGCCGCGCATGTGGGGCAAGGTCCGTCACGTCGACGCGAGCAAGGCGAAGGCGATCCCCGGCGTGGTCGCGGTCGTCCAGGTGCCGGGCGACGACAACGTGCAGGGCGGCGTCGCGGTGCTGGCGCGTAATACCTGGGTGGCGCGCCAGGGGCGCGACGCACTGAAGATCACGTGGGACGATACGCACGCGCTGGCGCTCGGTTCCGCCGACATCTCGAAGCAGTACCGGGCCGCGCTCGGCAAGCCGGGCGTGGTCGCTGTCACGCGCGGCAACGTGGTGAGCGAAGCGCCGTCAGGCGGCAAATTCATCGACGCGACCTACGAGCAGCCGTATCTGTCGCACGCGCCGATGGAGCCGCTGAATTGCGTCGTGTGGTTGCACGCGGATCGCTGCGAGATCTGGAACGGCGAGCAGTGGCATACCGGCGACCAGGTCATCGTCGCGAAGGAAGTCGGCCTCAAGCCGGAGCAGGTGACGATCAACCAGCTGTACGCGGGCGGCAGCTTTGGCCGCCGCGCGAACCCGGTCGGCGACTACGTGTGCGAGGCGGCGCGGATCGCCCGCGCTGCGCGTGCGCAAGGGATCGATGCGCCGGTCAAGCTAGTGTGGATGCGCGAGGACGACATGCGCGCCGGCTTCTACCGGCCGGCGACCCTGCACCGGGTCCGGCTCGCCGTGGACAAGGGCGGGAACCTCGTGTCGTGGAACCAGGACGTGGTGGGGCAGAGCTTCTTCGCGCCGCTGCCGTCCGGCGTCGATCCGACGCTCGTCGAAGGGTCCGCCGATATTCCGTACGAGATCCCGAACTTCAAGGTGACGCAGCACATCCAGACGCTCGCGGTGAAGACGCAATGGATGCGCTCGGTCGGCCATACGCATGCGGCGTTCGTCGGCGAGACGCTGATGGACGAGGCCGCGCATGCGGCAGGCAAGGACCCGTACGCGTTCCGCCGTGCGTTGCTCACGAAGATGCCGCGCCATCGCGGCGTACTCGACCTGGTCGCGCAGAAGGCCGGCTGGTCGGCCCCGCTGCGTGCCGGTGCGCCCGGCACGAAGCGCGGGCGAGGCATCGCGCTGCAATTCGCGTTCGGCACGTATGTCGCGCAGGTCGCGGAAGTCACGGTGCTGCAGGACGGCAGGTTCACGATCGACCGCATCGTCTGTGCGGTCGATTGCGGCACCGTCGTGAATCCCGACGTGGTCGCGTCGCAGGTGGAAGGCGGGATCGGCTTCGGCCTCACGTTCCTGCGCGCGGCGATCACGCTGGAGAACGGGCGTGTGCAGCAAGGCAACTTCAACGACTACCCGGTCCTGCGCATGAACGGCATGCCGCACGTCGAAGTGCACGTCGTGCCGTCGCAGGAGCCGCCGAGCGGTATCGGCGAACCGGGCGTGCCGCCGGCCGCGCCGGCCGTCGCGAACGCGCTGACGGCCGCAACCGGCACCACGTTCCGGTCGCTGCCGATGCGAGACACGCTGCGTCCGGCCTGA